One Ranitomeya variabilis isolate aRanVar5 chromosome 4, aRanVar5.hap1, whole genome shotgun sequence genomic window, gTGACACGGGGTGCAACTGGGGGACCACAGGTGCCAGGAGTGACAGGTGGTGCAGCCGGGGGACCACAGGTGACAGGTGGTGCAGCCGGGGGACCACAGTTGACAGGGGGTGCAGCCGGGGGACCACAGCTGCCAATAGTGACAAGGGGTTGCCAGCAGTGACAGGTGGTGCAGCCAGGGGACCACAGGTGCCAGCAGTGACACAGGGTGCAACCGGGGGACCACAGGTGCCAGCAGTGACAGGGGGTGCAACCGGGGGACCACAGGTGCCAGCAGTGACAGGGGGTGCCAGCAATGACGGGGCGCAACCAGGGGACCTCAGGTGCCATCATTGACAGGGTGCTGCCGGGGGACCACAGGTGCCAGCAGTGACAGGGTGCAGCCGGGGGACCACAGGTGCCAGCAGTGACAGGGTGCAGCCGGGGGACCACAAGTGCCAGCAGTGACAGGGTGCAGCCGGGGGACCACAAGTGACAGGGGGTGTAGCCGAGGGACCACAGGTGCCAGCAGTGACAGGGGGTGCTGCTGGGGGAACACAGGTGGCAGCAGTGACGGTGTGCAGCCGGGGGACCACAAGTGCCAGCAGTGACAGGGGGTGCAACCGGGGGACCCCAAGTGCCAGCAGTGACAGGGGGTGCAGCTGGGGGACCACAGGTGTTGGCGCTCTTTCTctggttgttacaatgtatcggcgGGGGGCTCCTctggttgttacaatgtatcggggGGCTTCTGCTctggttgttacaatgtatcggggGCTCCTGCTctggttgttacaatgtatcggggGCTCCTGCTctggttgttacaatgtatcggggGCTCCTGCTctggttgttacaatgtatcggggGCTCCTGCTctggttgttacaatgtatcggggGCTCCTGCTCTGGTTGTTACAGTGAATCGGGGGCTCCTGCTCTGGCTGTTACAATGTATCGGGGGGCTCCTTCTCTGGATATCGGGGGCTTCTGCGCTGGTTGTTACAATGTGTTGGCGCAGAGATCAgagtcagctctggagtataagggtaagttcacacagggcatttttgatgcgtttttttgctaattttttgggTTTTTATAGTATCAGCAAAGCCTATGATGTTTCAAaactctcatgcacacacattggtttttttgtgtgatcagtattttgtgctttgctgcgtttttttgacatagagcatgtcacttctttcagtgtttttgacccattgacttgaatgagtgttgaaaaaacgcagcaaaaatgcaggtatcattatttgctacgttgttgctgctgaaaattcaaggacattagaaTGGACAAAgtgaaaaaaaccgcaccaaaaacgcacctaaacctgcgtttttgatgcagcgtctttcctgccaagaagatcaggttttgttgcagaaaaaaaagcagcaagaacgccctgtgtgaacttaccctaaaggtcTCCATGAAGACGCCATTAGGATCTCGGCCTCCTGTTAGTAAGGAACAATCAGCAGCAGAGATCCTAAGGTGGATTTCCAGATACCGGGAACGTTACTGATTTCTGaacccaactacaactcccagtgtGGCCAGTATGTCAGTGTGCTGGGActtgcatgctgggacttgtagttgttcAGTTGCTGTAGCGGTCACTGATTTCTATATAGCAGCACTTGGTCTCCAGGGTTTGGCCTTTGGTGTACATTTGTGCCGGGCCCCCCAGGGGACACAGCGGCCCCTGTGCTGAGCTCAGCTGTTTGATTCCTGCTGATAGAGGAAGTTGTTTTCTTATTCTGTTCTGGTAAACATCTCCCACCTCAAAGAGTGACCGTTCCCGGACCCCACGGCCACCCGCCGGGCATCCACCCCTCCGCCCGCAAGAAGGGAAACAGCTGCTGATATGAGGTCACTGGTGGAATGGACCCGCAGGCGACTACGTCCTGTGTGGAGCGCTCTGCTCAGCCTGAGCCTGCTGATTCAGGAATAGGATACCAGAACTGCAGTGAAGACTGACAAAGTAGGGGAAATATACGGCAGGTATAGGTGGCATTCAGGCtctggggaaagctgggtgacactaTGGGCACAGTGCGGGTATTCATTATTGGAGTCACCCAGCTGAGAATGCTCCATATATCATGTATAAGACAGGTCAGGATGGGAAGTGTCTGTGCAGCCGTGACCCTCAGTGTCAGGAGATCAGTGTGTATCGTATCTGCAGAAGTGACGCTGCTGGCGGGAAATATGGAAGCCTCCAGCTCTGCTCCCCGGTGCAGGATTGTGACTCGTGCAGGATCAGTTATATCCAGACATCCAGgtttgtggagtcggagtcagtgtccattttggtggaatcggagtctgtataaaatggactgactccaacTCCTAATATATAATAAGTtgggttcagtgcaggatgtgctgtaaatgttttcagaatAATTTGGGAAAATTATGAAATGTTCTATAAATGTCTGTTTAGTTCCTGATCTTAGGATCTCGgcatttagtggagatgaatctgtgctgcactttatgtacatgctcagccaGCAGTGACCGATGCTGTGGAGTCAGGGgtctggcttaccgactccacagtctTATCAGTAGTGGATTGCGGCTGGTGCAGGATCAGTTATTTCTTGGTATCAGTCAGGGCTATGGAGTCGGCAATCCAAACCACTGACCCCACAGcatcagtcactatgtacataaagtgcagcacagattcatctcaactaaaagccgagatcaggaacagaacagacatttatagaacatttcataactttcccaaattattatgaaaacatttacagcacatcctgcacggaCCAACTGAACCCAATTTCTTATATGTTTTGGGAATcgcagtcggtccattttataccatcTCCACTAAAACGGACACCAACTCCGACTGCACAGTCTTCGCATCATTAGTTGATTGCTGCTGGTGCAGGATCAGTTATTTCCAGGCATCAGTACTGGAATGTGCCTCGTGCAGGATCGGAGATCTCCTCTACATATTTCTGCATGTCAGTGAATagactcctcttcctcctctcctcctcttccgCTTCTCCTCCTCTTTTTCACATTCTCATGCTTCTCTTGCACCTCTCCTCCTCTTACGCCTCGACCCCTTCTCCTTGCGCCTCTCTTCTTTTCCTCTTGCGCCGCTCGTCTTCTCGTCTTGCGCCGCTCGTCTTGCGCCGCTCGTCTTCTCGTCTTGCGCCGCTCGTCTTCTCGTCTTGCGCCGCTCGTCTTCTCGTCTTGCGCGTTTCCTTTTGCGCCTCTCCTCTAATTTTGCGCCTCTCctctgctcctctcctcttctGCCTCTCCTCTGCTCCTCTTGCGCATTTCCTATTGCGCATCTCCTCTTCTTTTCCACTTTTCCTCTGCTCCTCTTCTCTTCTGCCTCTCTGCTCCTttcctcctctgcttctcctctgctcctttcctcttcTGCCTCTCCTCTGCGCCTCTCCTCTGCTCCTCTTGCGCATTTCCTATTGCGCATCTCCTCTTCTTTTCCACCTTTCCTCTGCTCCTCTTCTCTTCTGCCTCTCTGCTCCTttcctcctctgcttctcctctgctcctctcttccgcctctgctcctcttctgcctcctcACTCTTCTCCCGCTTCCTCCTCAGAGTTGTACTACGACCGGGGAAACCACCATGAGTTCGTGTCGCTGGTGAAGGATTTGGCGCGGCCCGGGGAGCTCTCGCAATCACAGAGTTTCGACTTTGAGTTCACTCACGTGGAGAAGCCGTACGAGTCGTACACTGGGCAGAACGTGAAGCTACGGTACGGTGCTGGGGAATCTCACAAATTAAAGGGGCTGTACAGAGAAAGATAAAGCTCTGTAACTTTGGATCAATATCTCTGATTGTGTCATTGAATGGGAACATTCTTGATTCCATCCAATCCTTCTCAAAGCTGCTGAGGGTCTGGTTCAGTTATACTCAGTGTTGTGTTAAGTGCCGCAGCAAACATTTGTGTCCTGTCCTGACACTTTGTTGCAATGTGTCAGTGCAGGACTGATGCTGCAGATTCAGAGTGCGATAATGGCAGGGGAGGCCGGTGGTGTGGAGCGGGTGGGTGCTGCGTTTTCTGCCGTTTTCACCTCTGCCGGTCTCGTCCGCCCAGGTACTTCCTGCGCGCCACCCTCAGCCGCCGGCTCAATGATGTGGGGAAAGAGCTGGATATCGTGGTCCACACGCTGAGCACGTACCCCGAGATGAACTCTTCCATCAAGATGGAGGTGGGGATCGAAGATTGTCTGCACATCGAATTTGAGTACAACAAGTCCAAGTAAGTCTGCGCCCATCACCCTCCTCGGAGTAACGTCTGTTTTCCGATATTTTGGCTCCGTTTTGCTGCGATGCTTAATTCCTAGACCCCATTCACACGCAGATTGTTTTGGTGCAGCTTTCACCCTCCTCGGTTGTATTCACACTGCGGTCAGATCGCGGTTTATTGCGGTAAGGCGGCCGATTGACTAgttccaaattttaaaaaaaaatgcatcaaaatcttAATTAAAATGCTGCAGAGTTGGCGAGTACGAGTGGTGTGAACGTGGCCGCCGGCTGCAGCGGTCCAAgtaagccacccagtatacagcagcCGTCCTCCAGGTCTGAACGCCGCCCTGTTTTCTCCTGTAACAGATATCACCTGAAAGACGTCATCGTGGGGAAAATCTACTTCCTTTTGGTGCGAATCAAGATCAAACACATGGAGATCGATATCATCAAGCGGGAGACCACGGGCACCGGCCCAAACGTCTACCACGAAAACGACACCATCGCCAAGTACGAGATCATGGACGGAGCGCCCGTGCGAGGTACCGTCCACGCCCGCGAGTGTTCGGTGACTGCCTGTGTGGGTGAGTCGGCACCCAGCTTTTCCAAACTCCTGAACGGCACGTCTGCCTAACAGTGATTGCCCTGCCCCCATGTAATGTGCTCAGGAGCCTGGAAAAGCTGGGTGACCTCCAATATATCCACAggccccctgcagcacccccgcAGTGCAGCGACCATCTTTATTCTCAGGACTGATCACACTTAACCTCCGCGGTAACTTTTCTCCTCGTCTTCCTCGACCTGTAGGTGAATCCATCCCCATCCGGCTGTTCCTGGCGGGATACGAGCTGACCCCAACGATGAGGGACATCAACAAGAAGTTCAGCGTGCGCTATTACCTCAACTTAGTGCTGATCGACGAGGAGGAGAGGCGCTACTTCAAACAGCAGGTGAGCAGCGCCCCCCGTGGTAGGAGTGAGGGGCTGCACACACTTTCATACATAGGCACAGTCATCTCTTATCAGCCCTGTGGCTCTAAATGATGCCGCTCCGCTGGTGGCCGCCATCACTGTGCCATCTGGATGTCACCGGATCTGTGATTGGTGCAGCGATCAGGTGACGGAAAATATCTGAGCGCATGTGCCTGATCACTGCGCCAATCGCTGTCTTCACCTGGACTATGTGGCCATTGTTTTCGGTGAGGGTCCCAGGTGTCAGATCCGTCAAGTGATGGCGTATGCTGGCGACACACAATCGGGCGGGACGTCTGCATGCTTCTTGGCCGCACCAGATTATCGTGCCTTCTCccgtcctctctcctccaggaGGTGGTGTTATGGCGTAAAGGAGACATCGTGCGGAAGAGCATGTCTCACCAGGCCGCCATCGCCTCGCAGAGATTCGAGGGAACGCACCCCGACAACCGGCCTCAGCTGAGCGgggcggccgcaggagaccaagagAACGAGTGACTGCCTGTTCGGTAGGACAACGGCTTCATTAGTGACTAAACAGACTCTCGGAGCCCACCCGTCCGCCACCCGTGACCCCACAGACACTCGGTGGGTCAAGCTTGCAGAGGGGCACGGCCGGCGTCTCTTTCCGGGCCGGCTGTCCGTTCCTTTTGTTGCTACTTGACATTGTGCAACATAGGGGTGGGGGAGGGAGGGGATCGCGCCTCTTAACCCTTTGTGTTTATACTTTTTACGCTCTCATCGGCTTGTCCTTGTTGCAGTTGAAGCCCCGCACATCGGGCTGGAGGTCCTAAGGGTCGGCCTGTGCCCACATGTAAGTGCCCCTTCACCGTGTGGTTGTAGTTAGTGCTGACCCTCGACTATCGGTGCCCATATAGGACCCGACTGTCCGTTCCAAGCACCTCTCACCAGTGTAGCGTCGCTCTGCTTTACCCCTTCCCTGGATTCAGATGCAGAGGACGGACCGTCTCCGTTATATAGACAGTATAAAGAGGGATAATAAGGAGATGCATGCTGGGAAGAAGCCTCCCAGGTACAGTAGCTGGATCTTAAAGGGACAGACTGCTGAAGTCACAAAAGTTTTCTGTCGCCGGACACAAGCTGCTCCGACGCGCACTGCCATAGACTTCACTGCACTCAGACTCGCTCGCAGTtctctgcgattttttttttttttctaattgtctCACAGATCAGGGCGGCAGAAGTTTTGGGTCGTGCGATTTGTCTGAGAATTGTTGCCCCATGACACAAGTTGCAGGGCGGCCACGGCCACCTCCGAGGAGCAGCTGATATCGGTCACCAATTGATGGAAAAATCCAGTCTATGGTGGCTGATAAGAGCTATAAAGTGAGTACACCTGGCCGGAGGTTTGGACTTTGGCCGTGACGCAGATCACACAGTGTAATGCCAGTAAATGGGGTCACTCGGCCACCCCATGGCACCATGACAAGCAAGGTACCATGGTTCACTGTCACGGTGGTGGTACCGCGCGGGTCCCATCTCCACCCACATTACGCCATGATGGTTACCATATGACAGTGGTATGGTGTCAGGTGAAGGTGCAGAGGTTCTGACCTCGGAGTCCAGGTCCATCGAGTGCCGGCGCTGGTATCTCATTCATGATCTGGTTTTATATAAGCTAAAAAGGAGGACCCCATCTCCTTAAGTGGGGGCGGTGAACTATGGGACCCCCAACAGATCCAGAGAGAAAGGTGGCCGTGACAGTTCAGCACCGCGGTGCCTTCCTGGTTTTCTGTGCACAATGTGGCCCCAGGAACAGCAGGCATCCCCGGGGCCCTGCCGTGCAGAGAAACAATGGCTGAACTGCCGCCCTTTTAATCTCTGGGTGGGTAATGGTCTCAGAGATCTGACCCCCACGATCATAAAGTCCCAGCGCATACTTTATATGATTGATATACCTCTAACAAGAACTGGAAAGTTTAGCGAATCTCCTCTGGGACTGGACGGCGTCCCCCTCCTCTATTCACAGACGGTCATTCAACGTGGGCAGACGGACACTGACTATAAATCACAGCCGATCAGTGACATGATGCATCTGGATGACCCTCCTATAGTATAGGCATGAAGGAACTGAAGAGGTTAAATTAAAGGGGTGCCTTCCCACTGGCCCTCCATTAGGACAAGCTCCTTCTGAATCTCATCAGATAGATGTCCGACAGCATCGTCCTCTGCGCGCAGCGACCAAAACATGCGACCCTACCGCTTTTATACACAATAGGGCATTAATCTGCGTTTCTGACGGAGGTCGGGCCGCGCTCCTGACAAGTCTGTTAGCAAATGCTGGAATCCCCATGAAATAACCGCTCTGGAGCAGATTTCCATGTGCATTCCTCTATTTTCCCTCCTGGAAATGGTAGAAAACAATGCGACAATTTGCGTCATGTAACAGTGGGATGTAAATTTCTACAATGTCTGATACTGATGATGAGACCACGTGGGGACACGGCTCAATAACAGTGGAACGCCAAGCTGTCAGGTTGGTTATGCATTGCCTGGAGGGGTAAAAGAGGATCGACAAAGCAGaatttccagattttttttttcctaaatgggGAATATTAATTATTTACTAGATTAGACCTGTCCATCATCCTGCAAAATGGACGAACATTTAGACTTCAACCTCCACGCATGCCACAACTCGCCGTCTCACTTATCGTCAACCTCACAGTATTCTTTTCTAGCTGCCATTCGCGTTTACAAAAAAAATCTCAACCCAAAAACGTTAATTTTCTTTTCACTTTGACTCATCAAATCCGTTGCGAGGACGGcaatggaccaaaatatggagagGAACGAGCAAAGCCAAGTGTATATCATATACAACTGGCACATCTCCCACATGTAAGGTAAGGGATAAAGGCGGCAGTATCAGTATTTTTTGTtttatgttaaaataaaaaaaaaatttataaagtGAAGTCCCAGTATTTCACGTTTCCCAGGTTACAGTAATGGGTACGGACGCTGCCCCTGGTACATGGTATATTGCAGTGTATTTATTAGGTGGGCACTGATGTATTGCACTTTGTACCCATGGCTGTGCCTCTAACCCCActagtagattgtaagctcttgggaGCCAGGCTTCGGCGCCCGCACTACACGTCTGCGAGAAACATTTAGACACATTGCAGAAAGGTTAAAGTTCACCCTCGATCCAAAAAAACAACCTCCATTCCGACTGCAGTGTTTATTTCCCATGGTTCATTGTGTAAATGTCTATTTTACATTGTTTTTATTAGTCTCAGATTAAATAACAATGTCTCAGAATGAAGAAGGGTGCTCATTATGTGGGGGTCCGATCCTTGGCCGAAAGGTGCGTCTAGAGCGGAAAAAGCCCTCCTCGTGCAGAGAGGTGCTTATTATGTAAAGGAACGCTTATTGTACAGGGGGAGTCTCATTGGCTGAAGGGGTGAGCGGAGGGGCTACTCAGTGCATGGGGCTGCTCCTGAGGCAGAGGGGGACGCTCCTTGTGCAGGGGACTGCTCCTGGGGCGGATGGAGCTGTTCCTTGTGCAGGCGGCTGCTCATGGGGAGATGGGGGAAGCGCTCATTGGGAACGGGACTGCTCCTGGTGCAGAGGGGGCTGTTCTTTGTGCTGAGGGTCCCTCCTGGGATGTAGGGGGCCTCTCCTGGGGCTGAGAGGTGGGTTGTCCAATGGAAGGACCATACAAGACCTGGGGTCCCATCTCCATATTCTCTTATCTATTGAAGCTCCCGGGCGCAGTGCATTGTGGGCCGTGGGTACGTTATGGAGCATTTACACCAGTAATCGGCCATTGAGATTATTCACTGGTGTCGGCGCTCATTAGTTGGGTGATCGGATCGTTTCTTGTGATAACGGAGCAATCGGATCTGACAACAATGGAGCTAAACTGTAGTCTGTTTCCACGGGCGACGCAGACCTTGCCTCTAATTACGGCGGTTTAGGCCCCGATTCATTGTTGCTTTTGCGCCTCTTTTATTTTTATGGCCCTTATTCTTTGAAAGCTTTTGACTCCTGATTTATTGGTTTCTTCTTTCCACCACTGGTGGGCGAATATGTGTCTCCTGATGTTTCCGCCTGATTCATCACTTGCGACTTTTTGAAGAATGTAACTGAGCAGTGGGCGCATTTTAACTTCCCGGTTACGGATGTAAGTCCCGGCCTGATTGCAGATCTACTGCCCTGAATAACTGCATTATACTGTTACAGGGATTGTCCGGGACTTATGTCATCACTAGCAAAGCGAGGGGGCGGTCTGACACCCAGCCCCCCGACTGATCAGGTGTTTCCAGGTCCCAGCACGGCCAGATGTACGGTTATGGGACAGCACAGCGCCCTACACAATAGTGGCCATTACTGGTACTACATCTCCACTATTGAAGTGTGATTTGAGCTGCAGTACTGGGAGTGACCACTACACAGAGTACGGCGCTGTTGGacctgcaaacagctgatcaggGGGCAGCTGACCCCAGATCTCCACTCATGGACCACAACCACAAAACTAACCTTAAACTTTTAATACTATAAAAAGTAGGAAAAAAGCAAAGAAGAGGCGCAGCCGGTCGCTCAGTCGTCGCTTTCCTGCTACGAGGTCTTCTCTTCCAGGCTCAATATAAAGTCAAACTCCTCTGTAATAAGAAAAGACCAGACTTATATAAAGCTGCGGTGTACCCCGATGTTTTATAACCGTAAGAGTAGCCACAACGCCCCCTAGTGGCAGTGTCCAGGACCTCGAGCCCATTACACCCACCTTGTGTTAGTGGCTGCACAGAAAGCCTCGCTCGGGTGAAGAGCGCCACGGCTCGGAGGGGGCCGCCGTCCGTCTTGTGCTTTTGGTGCAGGGTCTTCAGTTCCGCCAGAGAAATGTAACGTCTCAGCATTCGGACAAACTGCACGTCCACCTGTAAGGAGCAGGGGGCACGGATTGTGCGGGCTTATGGATTTTCAGAGAGGAGGAGTGCATTGTGGGAACTGACATGACGGCCGGACCATCTGCATAACCAGCACCACCCCTGTGTACATGTTATGTCTGGTATGGCAGCATGGTGACACTGAAATGCTTGGGAGGGCGGAATGAGATGTAATACCAGACATGGCCTGCAATCAAGGGTAGCGCTGTTTAGTAGACACGCCATTGACCCCTTATTAGCTGTGACGTCGGGGCGTGCTCACCATGCACCATTTCGGGTTGTCCTTATCGCTGGCAGCATCATAATGTGGATTCTTGGAATCAAACTGGGTGTGGTCTGGGTGGGCTTCCTTCACAACCTAGAAAAAAGGCACGACGGGAAACGAGTGACAACCTGCGGTGCCTCGCTCCTGTCACCAGCCATCCACAAACCTAATGGCACCGCCCGTTATCTCGCTCCATCAAGAAACGGGTCATATTTTTTGTCTTTCTAAAGTCTTACCGTTTTGTGTATGCAGCCCCCATGCACAACTATTCATAACCCGATCCTGCAGTCACACGCTGAGGGGGCCGAGGGAACGGAGTGACGCAAGATTTTGCCTCCATCTCACTGATCAGACCACATCGGgtctgtttgtagtctgtaaccatggagacacatagctaTGCATGGGAGCTGAGTACATAAAACAGTAAAGTTCTTCTAATCCTGTAATAAGTCAGGTGTCCACTCTGGGATTGGTTATGACGTTCCTGACAGTATCGGTTCATAGACCCCCGCC contains:
- the VPS26B gene encoding vacuolar protein sorting-associated protein 26B; this translates as MSFFGFGPAAELDITLTDAESRRRVEHKTEDGKKEKYFLFYDGETVSGRVTVTLRSPGKRLEHQGLKIEFIGQIELYYDRGNHHEFVSLVKDLARPGELSQSQSFDFEFTHVEKPYESYTGQNVKLRYFLRATLSRRLNDVGKELDIVVHTLSTYPEMNSSIKMEVGIEDCLHIEFEYNKSKYHLKDVIVGKIYFLLVRIKIKHMEIDIIKRETTGTGPNVYHENDTIAKYEIMDGAPVRGESIPIRLFLAGYELTPTMRDINKKFSVRYYLNLVLIDEEERRYFKQQEVVLWRKGDIVRKSMSHQAAIASQRFEGTHPDNRPQLSGAAAGDQENE